The following proteins are co-located in the Terriglobales bacterium genome:
- a CDS encoding alpha-N-arabinofuranosidase, whose protein sequence is MTLSPIATKLRVFALIGTAIALSCWSHAQVETHPSPIVATVDATQVKEPISKYMYGMFIEHIGNLINHSLWSEMLDDRKFYFSIDSKPEPQPSGAPNAIRQRMQYKKWRPIGPDEFITMDATHAFVGEHSPEIKLEVATPHGIQQSGLVLRKGKSYVGRIYLAGTPAAKVKVNLVWGTGTQDRQEITAPTLHSGYARFPLKFTAQSDSDNARLEIVGAGTGSFHIGTVSLMPADNVHGFRSDTIAVLRQLNSGFWRLPGGNFLSDYDWHVGIGDPDKRPPTWDYAWNAMQPNDVGMDELMEMCKLLGVEPYITVNAGLGGAESAAEEVEYINGSTNTRMGALRARNGHPVPYHVKYWNVGNEPYGFWEIGWTPLRYWVIKHRDFVKAMRAVDPSITILASGAMPDEMTVTGNARMATGKVIGEFGTDADWTGGLFSKCWGTFDGVTEHWYARSGTRFDLDIGQHDPYTGGTTMPPRYGYVPVKQSLIEWSRVPSNRVRVKAEEWGHYQEQYPAIKDKKIFLSIDEWAYTGSPTDLKLALAYAMVLQEMFRHTGFLKMSAFTMGVSTINFNATEASFNTTGLMFKLYRDHFGTIPVEVSGNSPQPAPKWPVGGEQPATSPGSPTYPLDISAAFTVDHKFLTVAVVNATEEPQSLSLNIKGVHATGGAKMWEMTGASPDAANVLSKAPEVQVTEKVMPASAEGLSVPPVSICLYQFATESVVANSDVR, encoded by the coding sequence GTGACGCTCTCTCCCATCGCTACAAAGCTCAGAGTTTTCGCTCTGATTGGAACCGCAATTGCTCTCTCGTGCTGGTCTCACGCCCAGGTGGAGACTCATCCTTCTCCGATCGTGGCCACTGTCGATGCGACACAGGTAAAGGAGCCGATCTCGAAATATATGTATGGAATGTTCATCGAGCACATTGGGAATCTCATTAACCACTCGCTGTGGAGCGAGATGCTCGATGACCGTAAGTTCTACTTCTCAATCGACTCAAAACCAGAGCCTCAGCCCAGCGGAGCACCGAATGCAATCCGCCAGAGGATGCAATACAAGAAGTGGCGGCCTATAGGTCCTGACGAGTTCATCACTATGGACGCGACGCATGCTTTTGTCGGCGAGCATTCTCCCGAGATAAAGCTGGAAGTTGCGACGCCGCACGGCATCCAGCAGTCCGGTTTGGTGTTGCGCAAAGGCAAGTCTTACGTGGGCCGAATCTACCTCGCTGGAACTCCGGCGGCGAAAGTGAAAGTTAACCTCGTCTGGGGCACGGGTACTCAAGACCGGCAAGAGATCACGGCGCCAACTCTACATTCTGGATACGCAAGGTTTCCGCTGAAGTTTACGGCACAGTCGGATAGCGACAACGCTCGTCTGGAGATCGTCGGTGCAGGCACGGGTTCGTTCCATATTGGGACGGTCTCACTTATGCCCGCGGACAATGTTCATGGCTTCCGCTCCGACACAATAGCTGTGCTCCGCCAATTGAACTCCGGCTTCTGGCGACTACCCGGCGGAAATTTCCTTTCCGATTACGACTGGCATGTTGGGATCGGCGACCCTGACAAGCGGCCGCCCACATGGGATTACGCATGGAATGCAATGCAGCCCAACGACGTCGGCATGGACGAGTTGATGGAGATGTGCAAGTTGCTCGGCGTCGAGCCTTACATCACAGTGAATGCAGGTCTCGGTGGCGCCGAATCGGCAGCCGAAGAAGTGGAGTACATCAATGGATCGACAAACACGCGTATGGGCGCGTTGCGCGCGCGTAACGGACATCCCGTGCCGTATCACGTTAAGTACTGGAATGTCGGCAATGAGCCGTATGGGTTCTGGGAAATCGGTTGGACGCCGCTGCGTTACTGGGTGATCAAGCATCGCGATTTTGTCAAAGCGATGCGTGCAGTCGATCCGTCCATAACGATCCTTGCATCCGGTGCCATGCCGGACGAGATGACGGTGACCGGCAATGCCCGCATGGCTACCGGCAAAGTAATCGGCGAGTTCGGTACGGACGCTGACTGGACCGGCGGCCTTTTCTCAAAATGTTGGGGCACATTCGATGGCGTGACCGAGCACTGGTACGCGCGCAGCGGCACGCGCTTCGATTTGGACATCGGCCAACACGATCCCTACACCGGTGGAACAACCATGCCGCCGCGCTATGGATATGTTCCGGTGAAACAATCGTTGATCGAATGGTCTCGCGTGCCCTCCAACCGAGTTCGCGTGAAGGCGGAAGAGTGGGGGCATTATCAGGAACAATATCCCGCTATCAAAGATAAAAAGATTTTTCTCTCGATCGATGAATGGGCATATACGGGGAGCCCGACCGATCTAAAACTCGCTCTGGCTTATGCGATGGTGCTGCAAGAGATGTTTCGGCACACTGGCTTCCTCAAGATGTCAGCCTTCACCATGGGCGTTTCTACGATCAACTTCAATGCAACTGAAGCGAGCTTCAACACTACTGGATTGATGTTCAAACTCTACCGAGACCATTTTGGAACTATTCCGGTCGAGGTTAGCGGCAATTCTCCACAGCCTGCTCCCAAGTGGCCCGTCGGAGGCGAACAACCTGCGACGAGTCCCGGCAGTCCGACGTATCCGCTGGATATCTCCGCTGCTTTCACCGTCGACCACAAGTTTCTTACCGTAGCCGTCGTCAATGCAACGGAAGAGCCTCAATCACTTAGCTTGAACATCAAAGGCGTCCATGCGACCGGCGGAGCAAAGATGTGGGAAATGACTGGAGCGAGTCCCGATGCTGCCAATGTGCTGAGCAAAGCTCCTGAGGTTCAGGTCACGGAGAAAGTTATGCCGGCCTCCGCAGAAGGGCTATCCGTACCTCCAGTCAGCATCTGTCTGTACCAATTTGCGACGGAGTCTGTCGTTGCAAACTCAGACGTGCGGTGA
- a CDS encoding alpha-L-fucosidase produces MHRRKFIHLLSGLAATPLLKSVRAFTQAASPAKTPASTSPDGFNKLTQDYASFCAMSENERVFYAFHNGQIVSERFNPGDYKVSAYDPPQPNLPVPGGSHDGVPMVSPVPGLQGDGPYKPSWESLLEYECPEWYRDVKFGIWNHWSPQCVPEDGDWYARNMYIEGQKQYQFHLDHYGSPTRFGYKDLCAQWTLLNWEPSELMDLYVSAGAKFFVALANHHDGFDTWDSKFHPWNAAKIGPHRDVIGTWANEARKRNLRFGVTVHAARNWWWFQPSHGTDSSGAFAGQPYDGHLTLADGRGQWWDGTDPQRLYAPAHPLDALPDSSYVKDFYDRTRDLIDQHDPDLLYFDNTLLPLGWGGMNIAAYFYNRSLAVHGGKLEAILNVKDVPPNLYKSVVADIERGLTTGIQTYPWQSETCIGQWHYQRRLFDHDGEYGGYMQPAQVIHWMVDTVSKNGTFLLNIPGKPDGTIDAKERLILERIGAWFKINGEAIYGTRPWNVHGEGPHMIKAGSFQGHSIQQLDASDVRYTRNKSGTIIYAIVLGWPEHDVVLGSFGSRPAHGITKVGNVEMLGSPEKISFRQADDGLHINRPQQKPASDYAIAFKLSVA; encoded by the coding sequence ATGCATCGGCGGAAATTTATTCATCTGCTAAGCGGCCTCGCCGCGACGCCGCTTCTAAAATCGGTCAGAGCCTTCACGCAGGCTGCATCACCAGCCAAAACACCAGCATCCACATCCCCGGACGGCTTCAACAAACTCACGCAGGATTACGCGAGCTTCTGCGCCATGTCGGAAAACGAACGCGTGTTCTACGCGTTCCACAATGGTCAGATCGTCTCCGAGCGCTTCAATCCTGGAGACTACAAGGTTTCCGCATACGACCCACCGCAGCCCAATTTGCCGGTGCCAGGTGGATCGCACGACGGCGTTCCCATGGTTTCGCCCGTCCCCGGACTACAGGGCGACGGCCCTTACAAACCAAGTTGGGAATCACTTCTTGAGTACGAATGCCCGGAATGGTATCGCGATGTCAAGTTCGGAATTTGGAATCACTGGAGCCCGCAGTGCGTTCCCGAAGATGGCGACTGGTACGCGCGCAATATGTACATCGAAGGGCAGAAGCAGTATCAGTTCCATCTTGATCATTACGGCTCACCCACGCGCTTCGGGTACAAAGACCTTTGCGCGCAGTGGACGCTCCTGAATTGGGAACCATCGGAGCTGATGGATCTGTACGTGAGCGCGGGCGCGAAGTTCTTCGTTGCACTCGCCAACCATCACGATGGCTTTGATACCTGGGACTCGAAATTCCATCCATGGAACGCTGCGAAAATTGGTCCGCACCGAGACGTAATCGGAACGTGGGCAAATGAAGCACGCAAGCGAAATTTACGCTTCGGGGTGACCGTCCACGCGGCGCGCAATTGGTGGTGGTTCCAACCAAGTCATGGAACCGACTCCTCTGGCGCGTTCGCAGGCCAGCCGTACGACGGCCACTTAACACTTGCCGACGGTCGCGGGCAATGGTGGGACGGTACTGACCCGCAGAGACTGTACGCTCCAGCTCATCCGCTGGACGCGTTGCCGGATTCTTCGTACGTCAAAGATTTTTACGATCGCACTCGCGACCTGATTGATCAGCACGATCCTGACTTGCTCTACTTCGACAACACGCTCCTGCCTCTTGGCTGGGGAGGGATGAACATCGCCGCTTATTTCTACAACCGCAGCCTGGCTGTTCACGGCGGCAAGCTGGAAGCAATCCTCAATGTGAAGGATGTTCCGCCAAATCTATACAAGTCAGTAGTAGCTGATATTGAACGCGGCCTGACCACCGGTATCCAGACTTATCCGTGGCAATCTGAGACTTGCATCGGCCAGTGGCATTATCAGCGGAGATTGTTCGACCACGATGGCGAATACGGCGGTTACATGCAGCCGGCGCAAGTAATTCACTGGATGGTCGACACCGTCAGCAAGAATGGAACATTTCTGCTCAACATCCCAGGAAAGCCGGACGGCACGATTGATGCAAAGGAAAGGCTCATTCTCGAGCGCATAGGAGCCTGGTTCAAGATCAATGGGGAAGCAATCTATGGCACTCGACCCTGGAATGTGCATGGAGAAGGTCCGCACATGATTAAAGCAGGCTCTTTCCAAGGGCACTCCATACAGCAGCTCGATGCGAGCGACGTTCGCTACACCCGTAATAAGTCCGGGACGATTATCTATGCCATCGTGCTCGGATGGCCTGAGCACGACGTGGTCCTTGGCTCATTCGGATCGCGTCCTGCACATGGGATTACAAAAGTAGGGAACGTGGAGATGCTCGGCTCGCCGGAGAAAATTTCCTTTAGACAGGCTGATGATGGATTGCACATCAACCGTCCTCAGCAGAAGCCGGCTTCCGATTACGCGATAGCTTTCAAGTTGAGCGTAGCCTAA
- a CDS encoding DUF6351 family protein: MSFKAANVEITKAESVNAGTTEPNPWGPGHSAPLPAYCRVEGVINRRTGVDGEEFGIRFVLAMPDKWNSDFLMQGGAGSNGVVQSPLGLNAAGDTPGLMRGFAVVSTDTGHKSHHPGFDFAFMKDEQAYLDFAYLANAEVAKLSKQLIAQHYGKAPSFSYFSGCSTGGREGMILSQRYPTVFDGIISGDPAMRTGLSNLAIGKWIPVAFNQIAPKDSDGKPIITQVITDNDRKLISEGLLKRCDAKDGVADGMISDPLACDFDPAILMCQNGKNESCLAPDKVAAIKKAMGGPTTTGGIQVYPGSLYDTGITASGPIRGILSPGPGIFGPATTAMEVDVEKEALTDAQPLVDSMSTNLTTFSQHGGKLIFYHGASDPWFSPLDTFGYYKDMAAANGGSEAVSKWSQFYFVPGMGHCGGGQALDQFDLLGAMVGWVEKGNAPQSVIATGKAFPGRSRPLCAYPKHAQYTGHGDTQDAKNFECR, from the coding sequence ATGAGTTTTAAAGCGGCAAATGTTGAAATCACAAAAGCGGAATCAGTTAATGCCGGCACCACCGAACCAAATCCCTGGGGACCAGGTCACAGTGCTCCGCTGCCTGCGTACTGCCGAGTCGAAGGTGTGATCAATCGTCGGACCGGTGTTGACGGCGAGGAGTTCGGCATTCGTTTTGTGCTTGCAATGCCAGACAAGTGGAATAGCGATTTTTTGATGCAGGGTGGCGCTGGCAGCAACGGCGTGGTGCAGTCCCCGCTGGGTTTGAACGCTGCGGGAGATACACCTGGACTCATGCGCGGCTTCGCAGTAGTCAGTACGGACACAGGTCATAAGAGCCATCATCCAGGATTTGATTTTGCGTTTATGAAAGACGAGCAGGCGTATCTCGACTTCGCTTATCTGGCCAACGCCGAGGTCGCGAAGCTGAGCAAACAACTTATCGCGCAGCACTACGGCAAAGCGCCATCCTTCTCGTATTTTTCTGGTTGTTCCACCGGCGGACGCGAAGGGATGATCTTGTCGCAACGCTATCCCACAGTTTTCGACGGCATCATCTCTGGTGATCCCGCCATGCGCACTGGACTTTCCAATCTGGCAATCGGCAAGTGGATTCCGGTCGCCTTCAATCAAATTGCGCCAAAGGACTCTGATGGCAAGCCGATCATCACACAGGTCATCACCGACAATGACCGCAAGCTCATTTCAGAAGGACTGTTGAAACGGTGCGATGCGAAAGACGGAGTTGCCGATGGTATGATTTCCGATCCTCTCGCATGCGACTTCGATCCTGCAATACTCATGTGCCAGAATGGGAAGAACGAATCATGCCTAGCGCCGGACAAAGTTGCTGCGATCAAGAAGGCGATGGGCGGCCCAACAACAACAGGTGGAATCCAGGTTTATCCGGGGTCCTTATACGACACAGGAATTACGGCCAGCGGGCCCATTCGTGGAATCCTCTCGCCGGGTCCGGGAATTTTCGGACCCGCTACCACTGCTATGGAGGTTGATGTTGAAAAGGAAGCGCTGACAGACGCGCAGCCGCTAGTGGATTCCATGTCCACCAACCTGACTACCTTCTCGCAACATGGAGGAAAGCTAATCTTCTACCACGGCGCCAGCGATCCGTGGTTCTCGCCGCTCGACACGTTCGGCTACTACAAGGATATGGCGGCTGCGAATGGCGGGTCCGAAGCGGTATCGAAGTGGAGTCAGTTCTACTTTGTGCCAGGAATGGGACACTGCGGCGGAGGCCAAGCACTCGACCAATTCGACTTGCTCGGAGCCATGGTGGGGTGGGTGGAAAAAGGGAACGCACCTCAATCAGTGATCGCGACTGGTAAAGCATTTCCAGGCCGAAGCCGTCCGTTGTGCGCATATCCCAAACACGCTCAGTACACAGGCCACGGTGACACGCAAGACGCCAAGAATTTTGAATGCCGTTGA